DNA from Xanthomonas hyacinthi:
ATCCCCAATCCCGAATCCCCAATCCCAGCCGTCAAGGTAAACTGCCGGTTTTCCCCGAACCGGTGCCGCCATGCGTTCCCCGTTCCTGTTGCTGTCCCTGGCCGCGGTCATCGCGACCGGTTGTTCCCGCGAGGCTCCTAGCGAAGCCGCCGCTCCCGCCGCCAAGCCCGCGCCCGCCGCCATGAAACCCGCCGACCGCAGCCACGACGAAAGCTCCTACGCCGAGCCGGGCAAGGTCGTGATCAAGGACCTGGCGCTGGACCTGAAGCTGGATTTCGACAGCAGGCAGATCGGCGGCACCGCCACCTATACGCTGGACTGGAAGGACAAGGGCGCCAGGCAGCTGCTGCTGGATACGCGCGAGCTGACCATCGAGCGGGTGCAGGGCGACGACGGCAAGGGCAACCTGGCGCCGCTGCAGTACGCGTTGGCGCCGGCCGACAAGATCTACGGCAGCAAGCTGACCATCGAGGCGCCGAACCAGCCGCAGACGGTCACCATCGCCTATCACACTGCCGCGACCGCCTCGGGCCTGCAGTGGCTGCAGCCGTCGATGACCGAGGGCAAGCAGCTGCCCTTCATGTTCAGCCAGTCGCAGGCGATTCATGCGCGCAGCTGGGTGCCGCTGCAGGACACGCCGAGCGTGCGCTTCACCTATAGCGCGCACGTCGTGTCGCGTCCGGACGTGATGGTGCTGATGAGCGCCGACAACGACCCGAAGGCGGCGCGCGACGGCGACTACACGTTCAAGATGCCGCAGCCGATCCCGTCCTACCTGCTGGCCATCGCCGCCGGCGACCTGGTGTTCAAGCCGATCTCCGCACGTTCGGGCGTGTGGGCCGAGCCGAGCATGGCCGACAAGGCGGCCAAGGAGTTCGAGGACACCGAGAAGATGATCGTCGCCGCCGAGACGCTGTACGGTCCGTACCGCTGGGGCCGCTATGACATGCTGGTGCTGCCGCCGTCGTTCCCGTTCGGCGGCATGGAGAACCCGCGCCTGACCTTCGCCACCCCGACCGTGATCGTCGGCGACAAGTCGCTGGTGTCGCTGATCGCGCACGAGCTGGCGCATAGCTGGTCCGGCAACCTGGTGACCAACGCCAGCTGGAAGGACATCTGGCTCAACGAAGGCTTCACCACCTATGTGCAGGCGCGCATCACCGAGGCGCTGTACGGCGCCGAAGCGGCGGAGATGGAGCGCGAGATCGACCAGACCGACCTGCTCGCCGAGGTCAAGGACATGCGCCCGGCCGACCAGGCGCTGGCGCTGCCGGCGCTGACCGAGCGCGATCCGGACGACGCGCTGAGCCAGGTCGCCTACGTCAAGGGCGCCTGGTTCCTGCAGTTCCTGGAACAGCGCTTCGGCCGCGCCACCTTCGATCCGTTCCTGCGCGGCTGGTTCGACGACCACGCGTTCCAGAGCGCCAATACCGACCAGTTCGTCGACTACCTGAAGAAGAACCTGCTGGCCAAGAAGCCCGATGCGGTCAGCGAGCAGGAACTGCATGCGTGGCTGGACGAGCCGGGCATCCCGGCGTTCGCGCAGAAGGCGCGTTCGCGCAACTTCGCGATGGTGGATACCGCGCGCATCGCCTGGGCCGGCAGCGGCACCCTGCCGACCAAGCAGGTCACCGATGCGTGGAGCACGCAGGAATGGACGCGTTTCCTCAGCGGCCTGGGCGCCACGCTCAAACCCGAGCAGCTCAAGCAGCTGGATGCGGCCTACCACTTCACCGGCACCGCCAACGGCGAGATCGCCATGCGCTGGTATCCGCTGGCGATCCGCAGCGGCTACGCCGAAGCGCGCCCGGCCGCCGGCGCGTTCATCGCCCGCGTCGGCCGGCGCAAGCTGATCCTGCCGATCTACGCCGAGCTGGTGAAGACCGCGGACGGCCTGGCCTTCGCCAGGCAGGTCTTCGCCCAGGCCAAGCCCGGCTACCACCCGATCACCACGGTGTCGGTGGAAGACATGCTGGCCAAGGCCGACAAGGGCGCCGCCGCGCACTGAGGCGGCGCGCTTGCAAACGCAGGCGTTCGATCGCGGCGCCGGGAGCAATCCCGGCGCTGTTTTCTTTTGCGCGGCCGGCGATGGTTGCCGCGTAACCCTGCCGCGCCTGCACCAGCGCGGCGTGCCGCCATGCAGGGCTTGGCGCGGGCCGGGGCGCATGCGAAGGTAGGCGCATGGCACGTTTCCGGTTCCCGGCTTTTTCATGCTGCTGATGACGTTGTTGCTGCTGGTGGCGTTCACCGTGCTGGCCGTGATGCTGGTGCTGCTGCTGGGCGTCGTGCTGCTGCTGCGCAGCAGGCCGTTCCTGCTGGTGCGCCTGGAAAGCCTGCGCCTGCGTTGGGGCAGCGGTCTGCAGCGCTGCCAGACGCAGGTCGCCGGGCATCGCTGGACCTATCTGCACCGCGCGGCCGCCGATCCTGCTGCGCCGACGCTGCTGCTGGTGCACGGCTTCACCGGCAGCAAGGAGAACTGGTTGCCGCTGGCGCGCGCGCTCGGCGCGCGCTATCACCTGTTCATTCCCGATCTGCCCGGCTGGGCCGAGAGCCAGCGCATCGACGGGCAGGACTACGGCTTCGTCGCGCAGGCCGAGCGCGTGGCCGCGTTCGCCGCGCAGTGCGTGCGCCGTGCGGGCAGCGAATGCGTGCTGGTCGGGCATTCGATGGGCGGCGGCATCGCCGCGCTCGCCGCCGCGCGCCATCCGCAATTGTTCGACCGGGTCGGCCTGCTCAACGCCGCCGGCGTGCGCTTCGCCGACAACGCCTTCGGCCAGGCGGTGCTGGACGGCGACAATCCGTTCGCGGTGTACGACGCCGACTCGCTGCGCCGCTACGTCGATACGGTCTTTCTGCTGGAGCCGAGCAAGCCGCGCATCCCGTCCTGGGCGGTGCCGTCGATCGTGGCCTGGCGGCGCAGCGAGGCCGGTTTCGAGCAGCAGGTGCTGGCGCGGATCGGACGCAGCGACGAAGCCTTCCTGCCGTTCGAAGAAGCCGCGCGCATCCGCCAGCCGGCGCTGCTGCTGAACTGCGTGCAGGATGCAGTGATCGATGCCAGCGCGCTGGCGCTGTACGCCGAGCGCGTGCCGCAGGCGCTGCAGGTGTTGCTCGACGGCAGCGGCCACATGTGCATCGTCGAGAAGCCCGACGAGGTCGCGCAGGCGCTCGAGAATCTGATCCAACGAGGAGTTCCCCGATGAAACGCATGTTGCTCGGCGTGCTGTGCGCCGTCGCCCTGGCCGGTTGCGGCGACCACGAGGCCGAGCGCAAGGCGCAGGCGGCGGCCGAGGCGCAGGCCAAGGCGCAGGCCGCCGACGACCTGGCCAAGCAATACGACGCCGCGGCGAAGTCCGGCAACTGGGACCTGGCGCGCATCCATGGCGCGGCGCTGCTGCAGCAGTATCCCGGTTCGGACGCGGCCGAGCGCATCGAACCCGGCTATGCCGAGGTCAAGGCCAAGGGCGAGGCGGCGCGCGAATTGCGGCGCATGCAGGTCGCCTGGGAGTATTCGCAGGTGCCGGCCGGCAAGGGCACGCAGCGCTCGGCGATGCTGTACAGCCGCGACAAGGTCGATGTGGACGGCAGCGGCCCGAAGCCGGTGCAACTGGTGTTCCGCGATCATCCCGAGTGGAAGCGCAGCGCCTACCTGGTGCTGCAGGCCGGCGATTTCCGTTGCGCCGGCGGTTGCAAGGTGCAGCTCAAGGCCGACGACGCCGCGCCGCGCGCGGCCGCGGCGTGGCGCCCGAACACCGACGAGGCGATCGCGATGTTCATCAGCGACGACAAGGCGTTGTGGAAGCTGGCGCGCAAGACCACGCTGCTGCAGATCGAGTTCCCGGTGAAGGCCGGCGGCACCCGCACCGCGGTGTTCGAGACCGGCGGCCTGGACGGGTCGCAGATGCCGGGATGGGATTGAGCGTGGCGGCACCCGGCGCGCGCCTGCGCCAGGTGCGGCACTGGGTGTTCGACATGGACGGCACGCTGACCCGCGCGGTGCACGATTCCGCGCTGATCCGCCGCGCGCTGCAGATTCCGCAGCAGGCCGACATCCTGCAGCATCTGGCCGCGCTGCCGGCCGAGGAGGGCGCGGCCAAGCATGCCTGGCTGCTCGAGCACGAACGTGAGCTCGCGTTGGGGGCGGTCGCCGCGCCCGGCGCGCCGGCGCTGCTGCGCACGCTGCATGCGGCCGGTTGCCGGCTGGCGGTGCTGACCCGCAATGCGCAGGAACTGGCGCGGGTGACGCTGCGCGAGATCGGGGTCGATGAGTTGTTCGAGGAGGTCGCCATCCTTGGTCGCGACGAGGCGCCTCCCAAGCCGCATCCTGGCGGTCTGCAGCACCTGGCCGCGCACTGGGGCGTGGCGCCGCATTCGCTGGCGATGATCGGCGACCACGAATACGACCTGCAGTGCGGGCGCCATGCCGGCGCGACGACGGTGCTGCTGCATGCGGACAATCCGTGGCCGGCGCTGGCGGATCTGCACTTCGCCGATTGTGCGGCGCTGCTGGCGTGGTGGCAGGACGTGGCCGGGTAGGGCGTCTTCTCTGTGGGAGGGACTTCAGTCCCGACGCTTTGTCGGTGAAGCCTTGTCGGGACTATCCCTCCCACAAAGAGCGAAAGGCGCGCCAGTCGCGGTCGTTGCCACGGCCGCGCAGATTCGGCTTCCAGCGCCCACGTGTCGCCTGGCGGACTGCCAATCTTTGCATCCTTCGCATTCGCCCTGCCATCGCCGTCGCAACAGGGGAGGCAAGAGCAAGAGCTTTCGCCTTGGGGCGAGTTACTTTTCTTTGCTTGTGCAAAGAAAAGTAACCAAAAGAAAGCACACCCTGACTACACGCGCTCCGCGCTGCGCGCTCCGGGTCCGCGAATAGGCCGGGATTCGCGGAAGGGGCTTGTCCGCTACGCGGCCAAGTCCGGGGCAGTCGCCTTGCGGCGCCCGCCCGCCCGCCGGGGCGAAGCAGTGCTTCGCCTTTTCCGGCGAGCCCTGCCCCTGCCGCGAACGGCGCACATCCCTGTGCGCCGCCCCTTCGGGGTTTTTCCCGACCTATTCGCCGCTGCGTAAGGGAACCCGGAAAATCCAAAGCAAGAGCAGAAGCAAGAGCTGGCGCTGGAGAGCCTAACGTCTCGGACGCAGCGGTTTGCCGCACCGCGCCGGCGATCTGCGGCGGCGTATCTCCAGCAACTGCTGCGCGGTGTAACAACGTCGAGACTTGAGTTCCTCCCGCAAGAAGCCTGGGCGCGTGCAGCCAGACGCGCGCAGGCAGGGCGGCGAGGGATCGATCAGGCGCCTGCGCTGGCTTGCGCAAGGCACGCCGGTCGCTGCCGCCTGGCGACCCCTTCGCTGCCGGCTGCGCCAAACGCGATACAAGCGCGTGGCACAAAGTGTCGCGTTGTCGATACAACGTCATCGTCACGGACGGCCGCGCCGGTCCTGGCGCGACATCCGATGCCTGCTGCGCCAGCGATGGCGCACTGCAGCAGCGTGCTGGCACGTGGGTTGCTCGCTCTTCCCCGATGTTTCCACATCCCGCCGCGCGGGCCGTCCGACGGCGAGCGCCACGGCTCTTCAACGAGGGGAGTAGAACGATGCACAGTCATCCATGTCGTACCCGTGCCTGGACGCTGCTCGCGCTGGCTACCGCGCTGGTGCTGGCGGGTTGCAAGAAGCAGGAAGAAACCGCCGCTCCGGCCGCGCCTGCCGCCGCGCAGCAGCCGGCCCCCGCCGCGCCGGTCGCGGTGGCCGACACCGATAGCGAGTTCACCACCACCGCCAGCAATCCCGACAACTGGGGCGGCATCGGCCGCGACTTCGGCCTGACCCGGCACAGCCCGCTGGCCGAGATCAACCGCGACAACGTCAAGAACCTGAAGATGTCGTGGGAAATGAAGACCGACGCCACCCGCGGCCACGAAGGCCAGCCGCTGGTGATCGGCAGCGTCATGTACATGGTCAGCGCGTATCCGAACAACGTGTTCGCGATCGATCTGGCGGCGCAGGACGACGGCGGCAAGGTGCTGTGGAAATACACCCCGCAGCAGGACGAGCGCTCGGTGGCGGTGGCGTGCTGCGACACGGTCAACCGCGGCGCCTCCTACGCCGACGGCAAGCTGGTGTTCGCCAGCCTCAGTGGCGATGTGATCGCGCTCGATGCCAAGACCGGCAAGGAAGTGTGGAAGCAGAAACTCGCCTATCCGGAAAAGGGCGAGACCATCACCATGGCGCCGATCGTCGCCGACGGCAAGGTCGTGGCCGGCATCAGCGGCAACGAGTTCGGCGTGCTCGGCCGCGTCGCCGCGTACGCGCTGGGCGACGGCAAGCAGGTGTGGTCCTGCGATGCGGCCGGCAGCGACAAGGCGATCTGCCTGGGCCCGGATTTCAACAAGGCCAATCCGCAGCACGGCCAGCTCGGCGACCTGGGCATCAAGACCTTCCCGGAGGACGGCTGGAAGCGCGGCGGCGGCGCGGCGTGGGGCTGGTACAGCTACGACCCGAAACTGAAGCTGGTCTACTACGGCACCGGCAATCCCGGCCTGTGGAGCCCGTCGTACCGCTGCGGCAAGACCACGCAGAAGGAATGCGATAGCGGCGAATACGACAACAAGTGGTCGATGACCCTGTTCGCGCGCAAGATCGAGACCGGCGAGGCGGTGTGGGGCTACCAGAAGACGCCGTTCGACCAGTGGGACTACGACGGCATCAACGAGCCGATCCTGGTCGACCTGACCATCGACGGCAAGCAGGTGCCTTCCGTTGTGCAGTTCGACCGCAACGGCTTCGCCTACGTGCTCGACCGCCGCGACGGCACCTTGCTGCGCGCGCACAAGTTCGTGCCGGCCAACTGGGCCGAGAGCATCGACATGAAGACCGGCCGCCCGATCAAGGTCGCCGCGCATTCGCCGCTGGAGCGCGGCAAGAAGGTACAGGCGTTCCCGTCGGCGATGGGCGGCAAGGACCAGCAGCCGTGCTCGGTGGATCCGGCCAATTCGGCGGTGTTCTTCTGCGGCACCAACAACTGGCACATGGAGCTGGAACCGCAGGAACGCGGCAACACCATGATGGGCCTGCCGTACGTGTTCGCCAACGTGATGATGAAGCCGAACGAGCCTGGCGCGCTGGGCATCGTCAAGGCGTTCGACGTGGTCGAAGGCAAGTCCAGGTGGGAGATCAAGGAGAAGTTCCCGGTGTGGAGCGGCACCCTGGTCACCGACGGCGGGCTGGTGTTCTACGGCACGCTCGACGGCTGGTTCCGCGCGGTCGACAAGGACACCGGCAAGAAGCTGTGGGAGACCAAGCTGCCGTCGGGGATCATCGGCAACCCGATCGCCTACAAGGCCAACGGCCACCAGTACGTGGCGGTGTTCTCCGGCATCGGCGGCTGGATCGGCCTGCCGGTCGCCGGCGGCCTGGATCCGGGCGATCCGTACGGCGCGTTGGGTGCGGCTGGGCTGGCCTTCAGCAACGGCTTCGACAAGATCCCGTTGGGCGGCATGGTGCATACCTTCCGCATCGACGGCACCGGCAAGACCGTCACCGCCAGCGCCAGCGCCACGGCGGCTGCCGGTGGCGCACCGGCCGCCGCGGCCAAGACCGCGCGATGAGCCGGCGCCGCCGCGTCCATGTTGCGAGCGAGCGCCCGGGAGGGGCGGTCGTCGCGCCGCGCCTGCAGCGGGGCGCGTGTGCCGTGTTGCTGCTTTGCAGCCTCGGACTCGTCGCCGCAGGTTGCACGCGCGAGCCGTCGTCCGCGACGGCTCGCGTTCCTGAGGCCGCTTCCAGCGCGGCCGCCAGGCCAGCGGCGGGCACGCCCGCTCCCGCACTCGCCGCCACTGCGGCGGTACTGCGGGTCTGCGCCGATCCGGGCAACATGCCGTTGTCCAATCGCGCCGGCGAAGGCTTCCAGAACAAGATCGCGCAGGTCCTCGCCGAAGCGCTGGGCCGGCGCCTGGAATACGAATGGCGCACCTACTACCAACGTGGGCTGGCGCGCAGCACGATCAACGCCGGGCGCTGCGACGTGCTGATGGACATGAACAGCGATTTCGAGATGGGCCTGCCCACGCGTCCGCTGTACCGCTCCACCTATGTGCTGGTGACCCGCAAGGGTCTGGCGTTGCAGCCGGCTTCGCTGGACGATCCGGCGCTGAAGAAACTCAAGATCGGCGTGTTCCAGAGTTCGCCGGCGCGGCAGGCGCTGTTCGACCACGGCGTGTCCGGCGACGTGCAATACCTGTTCTACGACTCGGCGACGGCGCCGCAGGACCACCCGGGCAAGCTGGCCGAACGCGTCGCCGGCGGCCAGCTCGACGCCGCCGAATCCTGGGGCCCGGTGGCCGGCTACTACGCCGCGCGCGGCGGCCTGGGCGTGGTGCCGCTGAACGTCATCGACGACGAAGTGCTGGAGTATTCGCTGGCGTGGGCGGTGTCGCGCAAGAACGCCGCGTTGCGCGATGCGCTGGACGCGGCGATGCAGCGCAGCGCCGGCAGGATCGGCGCGATCCTGCGCGAGTACCACGTGCCGCTGGTGGCCTGCGCCGACTGCATCGTCGACGGCGATCTGCGCTCGCACGGCAGTTACGCCATGCCCGCCGACGATGCCACCACACCGAGCGCGCAGGCCTCCTCGGCGATGCTGGCGCAACTGCAGCTGCGCATCGCCGGCGGCGCCGATCCCAACCAGGAGCTGGCGCATGCGCTGGATGCCGGCGACGGCGTGCGCGTGGCCTGGCTGCTGCGCCATGGCGCCAGCGCCGACCGGCCCAACCTGCTCGGCGAGCCGCCGCTGCACCAGGCGATCCGCAACCAGGCGCCGACCCTGGTCGGCGAACTGCTGGCTGCCGGCGCCAACCCGGAAGGCCGCGACGGCAGCGGCTGGACGCCGTTGATGAAGGCGGCCTGGGGCAACGATGCGCAGAGCCTGAAGCAGCTGCTGGCGCGCCGGGCCAAGGTCGATGCGGTGTCCAAGGACGGCTGGACCGCGCTGGATCTGGCGATTTCCTATGCCGATGTCGAGCTGGTGCAGGCGCTGCTCGGTGCCGGCGCCGACGTGCGCCGCAGTAATCCGGCCGGCTTCACCCCGGTGATGTTCGCGGTGGCGCGCAACGATCCGCAGATGCTCGACGCGCTGCTGGCGCGCGGCGCCGAGGCCGACCGGCCCAACCGCGCCGGCGTCACCCCGCTGATGCTGGCCGCCGCCGCCGGCCGCGCGGACGCCAGCCGCCGCCTGCTCACCGCCGGTGCCAATGCCGGGACCCGCGATGCCGACGGCAAGACCGCGGCGGCGCTGGCGCAACAGCGCGGCGATGCATCGCTGGCGCAACTGCTGACGGAGGCCGAACACCGCCGCACGCAATGACCGCCACGCCCGCCCTGCCCGCGCCGCAGCCGCGGCGTGCACGTCCCCACAGTCCGTCCCGCAAAGGTTCTTCT
Protein-coding regions in this window:
- a CDS encoding M1 family metallopeptidase, which produces MRSPFLLLSLAAVIATGCSREAPSEAAAPAAKPAPAAMKPADRSHDESSYAEPGKVVIKDLALDLKLDFDSRQIGGTATYTLDWKDKGARQLLLDTRELTIERVQGDDGKGNLAPLQYALAPADKIYGSKLTIEAPNQPQTVTIAYHTAATASGLQWLQPSMTEGKQLPFMFSQSQAIHARSWVPLQDTPSVRFTYSAHVVSRPDVMVLMSADNDPKAARDGDYTFKMPQPIPSYLLAIAAGDLVFKPISARSGVWAEPSMADKAAKEFEDTEKMIVAAETLYGPYRWGRYDMLVLPPSFPFGGMENPRLTFATPTVIVGDKSLVSLIAHELAHSWSGNLVTNASWKDIWLNEGFTTYVQARITEALYGAEAAEMEREIDQTDLLAEVKDMRPADQALALPALTERDPDDALSQVAYVKGAWFLQFLEQRFGRATFDPFLRGWFDDHAFQSANTDQFVDYLKKNLLAKKPDAVSEQELHAWLDEPGIPAFAQKARSRNFAMVDTARIAWAGSGTLPTKQVTDAWSTQEWTRFLSGLGATLKPEQLKQLDAAYHFTGTANGEIAMRWYPLAIRSGYAEARPAAGAFIARVGRRKLILPIYAELVKTADGLAFARQVFAQAKPGYHPITTVSVEDMLAKADKGAAAH
- a CDS encoding alpha/beta fold hydrolase, giving the protein MLLMTLLLLVAFTVLAVMLVLLLGVVLLLRSRPFLLVRLESLRLRWGSGLQRCQTQVAGHRWTYLHRAAADPAAPTLLLVHGFTGSKENWLPLARALGARYHLFIPDLPGWAESQRIDGQDYGFVAQAERVAAFAAQCVRRAGSECVLVGHSMGGGIAALAAARHPQLFDRVGLLNAAGVRFADNAFGQAVLDGDNPFAVYDADSLRRYVDTVFLLEPSKPRIPSWAVPSIVAWRRSEAGFEQQVLARIGRSDEAFLPFEEAARIRQPALLLNCVQDAVIDASALALYAERVPQALQVLLDGSGHMCIVEKPDEVAQALENLIQRGVPR
- a CDS encoding HAD family hydrolase, whose protein sequence is MGLSVAAPGARLRQVRHWVFDMDGTLTRAVHDSALIRRALQIPQQADILQHLAALPAEEGAAKHAWLLEHERELALGAVAAPGAPALLRTLHAAGCRLAVLTRNAQELARVTLREIGVDELFEEVAILGRDEAPPKPHPGGLQHLAAHWGVAPHSLAMIGDHEYDLQCGRHAGATTVLLHADNPWPALADLHFADCAALLAWWQDVAG
- a CDS encoding methanol/ethanol family PQQ-dependent dehydrogenase, with the translated sequence MHSHPCRTRAWTLLALATALVLAGCKKQEETAAPAAPAAAQQPAPAAPVAVADTDSEFTTTASNPDNWGGIGRDFGLTRHSPLAEINRDNVKNLKMSWEMKTDATRGHEGQPLVIGSVMYMVSAYPNNVFAIDLAAQDDGGKVLWKYTPQQDERSVAVACCDTVNRGASYADGKLVFASLSGDVIALDAKTGKEVWKQKLAYPEKGETITMAPIVADGKVVAGISGNEFGVLGRVAAYALGDGKQVWSCDAAGSDKAICLGPDFNKANPQHGQLGDLGIKTFPEDGWKRGGGAAWGWYSYDPKLKLVYYGTGNPGLWSPSYRCGKTTQKECDSGEYDNKWSMTLFARKIETGEAVWGYQKTPFDQWDYDGINEPILVDLTIDGKQVPSVVQFDRNGFAYVLDRRDGTLLRAHKFVPANWAESIDMKTGRPIKVAAHSPLERGKKVQAFPSAMGGKDQQPCSVDPANSAVFFCGTNNWHMELEPQERGNTMMGLPYVFANVMMKPNEPGALGIVKAFDVVEGKSRWEIKEKFPVWSGTLVTDGGLVFYGTLDGWFRAVDKDTGKKLWETKLPSGIIGNPIAYKANGHQYVAVFSGIGGWIGLPVAGGLDPGDPYGALGAAGLAFSNGFDKIPLGGMVHTFRIDGTGKTVTASASATAAAGGAPAAAAKTAR
- a CDS encoding quinoprotein dehydrogenase-associated putative ABC transporter substrate-binding protein, whose translation is MSRRRRVHVASERPGGAVVAPRLQRGACAVLLLCSLGLVAAGCTREPSSATARVPEAASSAAARPAAGTPAPALAATAAVLRVCADPGNMPLSNRAGEGFQNKIAQVLAEALGRRLEYEWRTYYQRGLARSTINAGRCDVLMDMNSDFEMGLPTRPLYRSTYVLVTRKGLALQPASLDDPALKKLKIGVFQSSPARQALFDHGVSGDVQYLFYDSATAPQDHPGKLAERVAGGQLDAAESWGPVAGYYAARGGLGVVPLNVIDDEVLEYSLAWAVSRKNAALRDALDAAMQRSAGRIGAILREYHVPLVACADCIVDGDLRSHGSYAMPADDATTPSAQASSAMLAQLQLRIAGGADPNQELAHALDAGDGVRVAWLLRHGASADRPNLLGEPPLHQAIRNQAPTLVGELLAAGANPEGRDGSGWTPLMKAAWGNDAQSLKQLLARRAKVDAVSKDGWTALDLAISYADVELVQALLGAGADVRRSNPAGFTPVMFAVARNDPQMLDALLARGAEADRPNRAGVTPLMLAAAAGRADASRRLLTAGANAGTRDADGKTAAALAQQRGDASLAQLLTEAEHRRTQ